GGGACGACGAATCCGAACCGGCTGCGCCGGGTGGACAACTGGATCGTCGAGACCTGCGGGGACGCGCTGCGGTCGGCGGCCGACCCGCTGGTGGTCGACCTGGGCTACGGCGCCACCCCGGTCACCGCGGTCGAGCTGCGGGCCCGGCTGGCGGCCGGGGTCCGCGCCGACGTCCGGGTGGTCGGGCTGGAGATCGATCCGGTACGCGTCGCCGCCGCCCGGCCCGCCGCCGACCCGCCGTGGTTGACCTTCGCCCGGGGCGGTTTCGAGCTGGCCGGCCTGCGTCCCGCCCTGGTCCGCGCGTTCAACGTGCTCCGCCAGTACGACGAGTCCGAGGTCGCCGAGGCGTGGCGGACGGTCACCGACCGGCTCGCGCCGGGCGGGCTGCTGGTCGAGGGGACCTGCGACGAGTTGGGCCGGCTCGGCAGTTGGGTGCTGCTCGACGCGGAGG
The Micromonospora sp. R77 DNA segment above includes these coding regions:
- a CDS encoding class I SAM-dependent methyltransferase is translated as MTARRPLGVVTRGTTNPNRLRRVDNWIVETCGDALRSAADPLVVDLGYGATPVTAVELRARLAAGVRADVRVVGLEIDPVRVAAARPAADPPWLTFARGGFELAGLRPALVRAFNVLRQYDESEVAEAWRTVTDRLAPGGLLVEGTCDELGRLGSWVLLDAEGPRTLTLAARLTTLESPAQLAERLPKALIHRNVPGERIHDLIRALDDAWQSSAAYAPFGPRHRWVEAVHAVRAAGWPVQDRPRRWRHGELTLPWPAVAPTPG